TTCTACGAGGACTTCGGGTGGATCCGGCAGCGCTGCAACGGCCTCGACCGCCACCTGATCGAGGAAGGCCTCGCCAACACCGTCCTCACGCTGCCACTGGCGACTCAGCAGGAGGTCCTGCTTGGCTGGTTCCACCGGTTCTTGAACGCCGGCGACGACTGCCCCAACATCCAGAAGGGGTTCGAGATGTGGTGGCGGAGGGCCTTCTGGCGGAGGAACGGGAAGCTCCAGACCACAGGGTGATGGCAGTTTCACCTGTTCACGTTAAGCGCTTACGTTCGAATGGCCTCGTGATGACCAGACAGATATTTGTCACATGGATTTGTCGTGCCAAATTAGATTTCCACTCGTAGACCAAAGAGTAATCCAGCGGCAGTGTTCGCATCTCCGCGTTATTTCATGTTTCGCATCGataacaacaaagatacaagttcTTAATGAACCAAATCATTCTTAGGCCATTTTTAAGCACTAATATAACCATACTTTTACAGCATAAGAGTCATCAACGCTGTCAAATGAGTGAATGGGGATCATAATTATCACCAAAATAACAGGAGAAATATCGTTGGTAATATCTCCGTAACGATCATAATAATTTATATCATTAGTGTTTGATAGATTCCGCTTAACGCCATGCGGATGCGACGGTGAGCACTCGGCCCATCCAACCCAGCCCGAGGGCGAGTCCGCCGGCCTCCTCCTTGACGGTGAAACCCGGGTCGGAGCACGTGGACGCGACGCGGGCTTTCACGAGTTCGACGACGGCCGGCCCCAGCGGTACTGGCTGGAACCCGGCCATGCTCATCCGCGCTCGCCACTTACCGAACACCTCGCACCGCTCCACCCGCTCCGCCCCCTCCCTCGCCACCGCGTTCACCGCCCGCCGCGCCAGACCGGCCTCCGCCCACCCCCGATCCGGGCTCCCCCGCGCCGCCGCCTCCAACGACTCCAGCAGCGCCCCGTAGTGCCCGCACGCCTCCGCGAGCCGGGCAGGGAACGCCGCCGTGTTGGTGTTGATTTCCTGCTCTGCGAGCGCCACCAGGCGAGGCCGGAGGGCGCGCACGCGCCGGAGGAGCTCGTCGCGGGGGTTGTCCGGGGAGACGCTCTCGTCGGGCACCCGCGAGAGGACGAACGGGAGGTTGACGATCAGGGCCTCCTCCCCGGGCTCGCACCCGAGCGACGCTGCGTCCAGCTCTGCTGCCCGGACGGAGACGACTCTGAACCGGAGCCTTACGCCTGCCCGCTCCGCAAGATTTTTTATCCGGTCCCCGACCGCCCTCGTATCGCCAATGTTAATGTTGGTGAACGGGGAGGACGGGTCAGCGACGGCGGTGATCCTGACGGCaggagggcagcggcgcttggcgagggcgaggaggagaGCGTCGTATTGCCCGCCCTGCCCGACTTCAAAGTCGACGATGTGAATCTTGGACTCCTCCTTCGTGGCCTCCAAGATCGCGGAACTGGCGGCAACGAATCCGAGCTTGAAGCAGGGCGACAGATCGTAGAGCATCTGGGTGGCCATGAAGTGCTCCGGGCTGCGAAGGTCCGTGATCGGGTGGGAGCTTCCCACCTGCGGATGATTGAGGCGAGAGAGAAGCGCCGCAATCATCACCGCCATGAGGCGATGCTCGGGGTCACCGCGAGGGTCAGCCGCACGCTTGAGCACAGCGAGATTCGCCCTCACAGCCTCCAGATTCCCTTCGCCGAGTGCGGTAGCGGTGTCAAGAAGCATCTGTCTCGACGGAGGAGGGGAGGGCAAGGAGGAGGGAGGGGAGCAGGAGGCGAAAGAGACCGTGGAGGAAGACGAGTCGGTCGGCGACGGCGAGAGGCGGCTTACCGCcgtcgggagcagcggcggcggcggcgagatgAGCCGCTGGATCGCCTCGCCCCACTCGGCGTGGGTGACGGCGGAGCCCGAAGGCGCGCTGGCCTCGGCCTCCTCCTCGTCGTCCAGCAGGAGCCGCCGCTCCAGCTCCCGGAGCTGGTCCCGCATCGAGCCGGAAGACCTACTCTCTGGAGCCGGCAAGTTCACCGTCGCGGTCGCCGACACGGGGGGCGGCAACCCGGTTCTCGCCGTGAACCCAGGCTCGGAACAATCGACGGACGACAGGGATGAGCCCATGCGTTCGGGCGCGGCAGCGGCGGACGAGTTGCAGCTAAGGCCACCGACAACGGGGTCGAACATGGAGACGGAAGGCACGGCCTGAGTTCTTTGCCTCCCCGACCGCAGCAAAATCGCGTGCTGCATCTGCTGCCTCTCCATGTCCAAGAGCGTGCGCTTCAAGAGGTTTCCTTCTCCGTTGCCCCCCAAGCCGAGCTCACGCCCGGGGAACCCAGACGCcatgaagaggaagaaagaactaGGGACGAAGGAAGAATcggaaagggaagaaacctaaCAGGGAGCGCGAAGACACCTCCTCATGTCGACGAGCGATCActgtctcttcttctcctctgttCTCTGTCAGATCAATGGATCTCGAAGAAGTGGAATTCCAGGAGTCAGGCGGCCAACCCCTTCGCCTTAATAGAAAGACCGTCAAAGAATATTTGTTTCTTTGCTTTTTGCGACGATCACCCCAATAAAAATCGTAAGCTGTTCACACCGTTGAGCTGTGAGAACAGAGGAATATTATTGGCTGGGTCCCACGAGGCCCGACTTTGCTCCTCCAATCATAAGTAGGTAAACGATGAGACGCATGAAAATTTATCGCTTCCGTATGTGGGATTCGTTTATTTTCTAAGATTACATGTCAATTAACCGACCCGCCAAATGGTTGGTAGGATCGATGGGCCCAATTTAAAGTCTCTGTCGGCCCCGCTCCAGCTACCAACACCTAGGTGGGTGGGTCGCGAGCTGGTAGCGAAAGTGACGCTGAGTAATACGAGCTGCGGGGTTGCGTGAACGAACTGCGGGTGGAAGAATCGAACATTCTCGTGACACGTGTGGACGAACCCACAGCGAGAACCACGCGTCGTGCCGCTTCCTCGATCGATCATACGAGCATTTCCTACCCCTTCGTCGGCACCCGCTCGGATACGGATGATCGACTGGCCGCAGCGGCGGCCCCAGCGGCGAGGCCCGTGGGATCCACTAGGCATACGAACAGGATGGGTATAGCGCGAACGACCTGGGACGAGTacggaaatcgaccgttacctcgCGCCGTGGGACGCTCGGATATGATTGGCGTGCATCACTAACCGGCCACGTGATTTATATCGCCCGTGCAAACGTTGACCAGAAATAAAGCGTTTGACGAAATTGCAGATCGGATCAAATCTTTGCGTCCAAAAACCTTCCAGACGGAAACCACATGCATTGAATCGGGTAACTCGAATTCGATTCGTCGGTTCATCGAAGAGATTTAGAGAGAAGAAAGGCAATTAATAGTAAGAGTTGATGGTTAGTCAAACGGGGAGCAGATTCAAAATCCAACAAAGGACCAGTGAGGTCAAAGTCAAACACTTTTATTCCGTGCCTTTTGGATTCAGACGTATCGGATTCCATTCGAGGCGTCAATTTATCGTAGTGCTTTTCCATTTTGGCAATACGCTGCATTAAAAGAAGGAAGCCGAACAACGTTGTTGGAAAAGGAGGACAAACAAATCATTTCGTTTTCCCAATTCTTAGGGTTCATCGACCGATCTTCCAAAAGGGATTCTCTATATTAGGGTTTTGAATCGGTTCGATCTCTTCAAGTGTTATACAATTTTCTTGTTATTTCTAATAGCTAATGTGATATGTTCGATAGACACTAATCGAACTTAAAATCACTACAATAGGGGTTGAAGAGGACACAAAGACTCCAATATTTTGCCAGAGCACAATTCAATTCACACAACAAGGCAATAGGGGGACCGGTCACAAGGATTCAGCACCTCAACCCATCTGACATGTGCATTGTTCATGTTCTCCCTGATCAGTCTCTCCACCACTGAGTTGATGCAGCCACTGCTTGCTCGGATTGGAGAACAATGATTGACTGCAAGATAGTGCTTGACAGAATGAAGTCTATGGCTATCCTATCTGAGGAAAACTTATCCTCCTATAATTGGGGACAACATGATTCAGCAACCCATTCCTCCAACAAACAGGGATGGCAGATATCCTGGTTTTTTTGGATAATCTCACTCATTGGGTTTATTTTGAGTTGATTTAGAATATTTGTTAATGGAGTTTTGAAGGGACAAGTTTGATTAATTAAGTTTCAATAAACTTTAATTTAGATTAAGGTATATTTTGGATGGATTAACTTAAGTTAATGATAGTAAACTCATTAAATTAGTATAAATCTCATGATAGGTTTGTTTGATTCTGACCCATTGGGTTAAGGTATTTAAGTTCATCAAACTCTTATAAGCCAATACAAATCTATACCTACTGATGGGCGTTAATAGGTATCACAAAAATCACTCGATGTTTTTCTTCAAATATATGGAATAATTGGTTTCGAAACAACAATTGCATGATTAAATGGTGCTTCATTTCTGCTCTTCTCGATTGAGAGTTGCAAACAGTGAGTCCAACCACCTCCATCACCATTAAGAACATTTTGATCTAAGTTGGTGCAGATGCGGGCCGTCTGACATGGATCAATGGGCCGCCATGTCATGTCCGAACACAGCACCTTTGAGTTTGATTGAATTCCAACTCACCGCCGATAGCTAATCGTTGTTTGTTAAACAACGATGTTAAATATGCTTAGAAAAGGGAAATGGAGCTTCTTAATTGAGTGTGTCATATCTATGAGTCGAGGAAGATCTTATACAATTGTCCGATCTAAGTTGGATATGGATATGAATCCCATGAATGCATACTTATATGTTTGGAATTCATTTGGATTTTGAAGAGATGTGTGAAGAGTTTGTCAAAAGGACGTGACAGGAAAAGTTGCATAGAGGAACTCGACGTGGTCCCATGCAAAGCTTAATTAGCCGCATTTGTAGCCGTCTGCACGCCTTCGTCCTCGCGCATCACCCGCTTTGCAGAAGGGAGCAGATCATTCTTTATATCCTCATCATATGAATGCTGAGAGAGACAAGTCACAGGTTCCACTTGCGTCCCCCTGTACTCGTTTTTGATACCAGTTGATCATGTGGAAGTATGACCCACATACATGCAGTgagtagaattggagagagagagagagagagagagagagagagagagagagagagagttctcagcGACTAGGGGAGATTGGATGAGATAAAGCCAGATGCCAAAGAATATATACCCTCCTCTCCAGGGTTTGGCAGCTGGACCACCTTGGAGACGAGGACAAGCACATCATGCACACTATATGCTTTGTTGCAGTGACAGGAGTTTGCATGCAGTTAATTGAGAACACAGCTTTCTCGTCTGTGATCAGAATGGCAAATGAGGAGGGTGCAGAACATCCGGACGAAGCAAGAGGCTGTGTCTTGGCCAACATGAACTCTACCATTATAGATTGTGTGTTGCACAGGTAACAGAAATCTTCTTCGTTAAGGTCTCTGATAGGTTCTTGTTTCAACCATGGATAGATGCAACTGAGGGCAAGAAGATTACCTTCTGCAACTTGTTCCTTTGCCTGCCTGCCTGCCCATTTAATGGCTTCTTGCTTCCTCCTCGCAGTTCTTGGATGGAAACttgggtgcaacctctctagttatCCAGACATCAACTGATGTATTTACCAAAGAAGAATGAGATTAGGGAGTGAAGTCTTGTTGGTTCTCGATAAGTCAAATAGGGGATGAAAAATCTAATGGATTGTTTGCATGGTGCAGTCAGTCATCAAAATATAGAAACTGGATTACTTGGTGTTCCATTTTCAATGCATTaatggcctttgaattcaaatcataaGAACATAAGCTAGAAAATTCCAAGTGCACAATTAGCAACAAATCAAGAAATTATATGATTCTTATAAGGTAAAAATGCTGATGACTCAACCACA
Above is a genomic segment from Musa acuminata AAA Group cultivar baxijiao chromosome BXJ3-4, Cavendish_Baxijiao_AAA, whole genome shotgun sequence containing:
- the LOC135636559 gene encoding scarecrow-like protein 8, which encodes MASGFPGRELGLGGNGEGNLLKRTLLDMERQQMQHAILLRSGRQRTQAVPSVSMFDPVVGGLSCNSSAAAAPERMGSSLSSVDCSEPGFTARTGLPPPVSATATVNLPAPESRSSGSMRDQLRELERRLLLDDEEEAEASAPSGSAVTHAEWGEAIQRLISPPPPLLPTAVSRLSPSPTDSSSSTVSFASCSPPSSLPSPPPSRQMLLDTATALGEGNLEAVRANLAVLKRAADPRGDPEHRLMAVMIAALLSRLNHPQVGSSHPITDLRSPEHFMATQMLYDLSPCFKLGFVAASSAILEATKEESKIHIVDFEVGQGGQYDALLLALAKRRCPPAVRITAVADPSSPFTNINIGDTRAVGDRIKNLAERAGVRLRFRVVSVRAAELDAASLGCEPGEEALIVNLPFVLSRVPDESVSPDNPRDELLRRVRALRPRLVALAEQEINTNTAAFPARLAEACGHYGALLESLEAAARGSPDRGWAEAGLARRAVNAVAREGAERVERCEVFGKWRARMSMAGFQPVPLGPAVVELVKARVASTCSDPGFTVKEEAGGLALGLGWMGRVLTVASAWR